The following coding sequences lie in one Mycobacterium sp. DL440 genomic window:
- a CDS encoding DUF5302 domain-containing protein has translation MADDTPEDDNKRKFREALERKKAQSSGGAAHKDGGRGQPRAHGPVENRREFRRKSG, from the coding sequence ATGGCTGACGACACACCGGAAGACGACAACAAGCGCAAATTCCGGGAGGCCCTGGAGCGCAAGAAGGCGCAGTCGTCCGGGGGCGCTGCGCACAAGGACGGCGGCCGCGGCCAACCGCGGGCACACGGCCCGGTGGAGAACCGGCGGGAATTCCGTCGCAAGAGCGGATAG
- a CDS encoding acyltransferase: MTVAADPASKTAPAKAGLFPSPAEVEAQTPPDRDRAIDVIRIVSLVGVVFGHTVMATSTIRDDVFIWSNLLTASVVFQALTWVFQIMPLFFFAGVAASVQSWKPGSSWGGWLLRRCTRLYRPVFYYLAFWTVTLAVLRFVLPEHVYEPIAGISIQLLWFLGAYVLVLAAVPLLARITTTAQMAGTIIGTYTFIAVIDVVRINLDGYASLGYLNTVVWVVPGVFGVAYRRNLLSSGAALKIGIGMLGVNLALLYFGPYELSLVGIETQHLKNMTPPSLLLAGHAIMMCAFAIAAAPAINRWAQRPRVWWLTAIGNSGAMTLYLWHMPLLLGLHLVFDYVGLDRYDPSAPGFLALSVLQLALMAGLVAMAFVALRPLENSPLPLWDGGAVAGTGIRSAAVGWLLCLAGAATLTSVAWGLKDQGVYCVAVMLAALVAARALARD, translated from the coding sequence ATGACCGTTGCTGCTGACCCAGCTTCCAAGACAGCCCCCGCGAAAGCCGGGCTATTCCCCTCCCCTGCAGAGGTCGAGGCGCAGACGCCGCCCGACCGGGACCGTGCCATCGACGTCATCCGGATCGTCTCGCTCGTCGGTGTGGTGTTCGGCCACACCGTGATGGCCACCAGCACGATCCGCGACGACGTGTTCATCTGGAGCAACCTGCTCACCGCGTCTGTCGTCTTCCAGGCGCTGACCTGGGTGTTCCAGATCATGCCGTTGTTCTTCTTTGCCGGCGTAGCCGCCTCTGTGCAGTCCTGGAAACCCGGCTCGTCGTGGGGCGGTTGGCTGCTGCGACGCTGCACCCGGCTCTACCGCCCGGTGTTCTACTACCTGGCCTTCTGGACCGTCACCCTGGCGGTGTTGCGGTTCGTCCTGCCGGAGCATGTCTACGAGCCCATCGCCGGGATCTCCATCCAGCTGCTGTGGTTCCTGGGCGCCTACGTCCTGGTGTTGGCGGCGGTGCCGCTGCTAGCCCGCATCACCACGACCGCGCAGATGGCCGGCACGATCATCGGCACCTACACGTTCATCGCCGTCATCGACGTAGTCCGCATCAACTTGGATGGCTACGCCTCGCTCGGCTACCTCAACACCGTGGTGTGGGTGGTCCCCGGCGTATTCGGTGTCGCCTACCGACGGAACCTGCTGTCCAGCGGCGCCGCGCTCAAGATCGGGATCGGCATGCTCGGGGTCAACCTGGCCTTGCTCTACTTCGGCCCCTACGAGCTGAGCCTGGTCGGCATCGAGACCCAGCACCTGAAGAACATGACGCCGCCGTCACTGCTGCTGGCCGGCCACGCAATCATGATGTGCGCGTTTGCGATTGCGGCCGCGCCCGCCATCAACCGGTGGGCGCAGCGGCCGCGGGTGTGGTGGCTGACGGCGATCGGGAACTCCGGTGCGATGACGCTGTACCTCTGGCACATGCCGCTGCTGCTGGGCCTGCACCTGGTGTTCGACTACGTCGGCTTGGACCGCTACGACCCGTCCGCCCCCGGATTCCTGGCCCTGTCGGTGCTGCAGTTGGCGTTGATGGCTGGATTGGTCGCGATGGCGTTCGTCGCGCTGCGGCCGCTGGAGAACTCACCGCTGCCGCTGTGGGACGGGGGCGCGGTGGCCGGCACCGGCATCCGCAGCGCCGCGGTCGGCTGGCTGCTGTGCCTGGCCGGTGCGGCGACGCTGACCTCGGTCGCTTGGGGCCTGAAGGATCAGGGTGTGTACTGCGTGGCGGTCATGCTGGCCGCCCTCGTCGCGGCCCGCGCGCTGGCCCGCGACTGA
- a CDS encoding S9 family peptidase, with product MLIPGLHRRPYRRALIVLTVLLVAGFTPSCATQATEAKMEKRSAEVAVVPEALTLHDVTVTRLHYLSDTRPTGRYPDQNWADLYLPAGAHAFNSVPLVVLIHGGGWQSTMGAGVFAGLARELTSRGMAVYNIEYRRLGSGGGWPTTFDDVARAMDYVAEVALRYPQLAIDDALVVGHSAGAQLAVWAGTRQDLRGDEVGSRPRFRPTRVISLAGPLDMVYAANHGDKRIVAVLGGRPAEVPQRYASVDPIQNLDPNVPVIAVHGTLDTVVAPDNSQRYVAALKKRGGRASLELLPGENHTSIVSTHSPSFRRVLHLITATAKAQLDQLPVK from the coding sequence GTGCTGATTCCTGGACTGCATCGCCGGCCGTACCGGCGGGCGCTGATCGTGCTCACCGTCTTGCTCGTCGCCGGTTTCACGCCGTCGTGCGCGACCCAAGCGACGGAAGCAAAGATGGAGAAGAGGTCTGCTGAAGTCGCGGTGGTTCCCGAGGCACTCACCCTGCACGACGTGACCGTCACCCGCTTGCACTACCTGTCCGACACACGCCCCACCGGCCGGTACCCCGACCAGAACTGGGCCGACCTGTACCTGCCCGCCGGCGCGCATGCGTTCAATTCGGTCCCGCTGGTGGTGCTCATCCACGGCGGCGGATGGCAGAGCACGATGGGCGCGGGGGTGTTCGCAGGATTGGCCCGCGAGCTCACCAGCCGCGGCATGGCCGTCTACAACATCGAGTACCGCAGGCTGGGATCGGGCGGTGGGTGGCCGACCACTTTCGACGACGTGGCGCGCGCCATGGATTACGTTGCCGAGGTGGCCCTGCGGTATCCGCAACTGGCCATTGACGACGCGCTCGTCGTCGGCCACAGTGCGGGAGCTCAGCTCGCAGTATGGGCCGGCACGCGACAGGACCTGCGCGGTGACGAGGTCGGATCCCGGCCTCGCTTCCGGCCCACCAGGGTCATCTCGCTGGCCGGTCCGCTCGACATGGTCTACGCCGCCAACCATGGGGACAAACGCATCGTCGCGGTGCTCGGAGGCCGCCCGGCAGAGGTGCCGCAGCGGTACGCCTCGGTCGATCCAATCCAGAACCTCGACCCGAATGTGCCGGTGATCGCGGTGCACGGGACCCTCGACACTGTTGTGGCACCGGACAATTCGCAGCGCTATGTCGCAGCGCTCAAGAAGCGCGGCGGCCGAGCCAGCCTCGAATTGCTCCCCGGTGAGAATCACACGTCGATCGTGTCGACGCACTCCCCCAGCTTCCGACGGGTGCTGCACCTCATCACCGCCACCGCGAAGGCCCAACTGGACCAGCTGCCGGTGAAGTGA
- a CDS encoding GntR family transcriptional regulator, translating into MVELGDWVLVDSSGDKPLFDQLRIQIIEGIRQGRLTPGTRLPTVRELAGKVGLAVNTVARAYRELESAGVLETRGRYGTFVARADPADAAMAAAAHSFAEAARALGIGKTDALRYLDTAFD; encoded by the coding sequence GTGGTCGAGTTGGGGGATTGGGTTCTGGTTGATTCGAGCGGGGACAAGCCCTTGTTCGATCAACTGAGGATCCAGATTATCGAGGGCATTCGGCAGGGGCGCCTGACGCCGGGAACCCGTCTGCCGACGGTGCGTGAACTGGCGGGAAAGGTCGGGCTCGCGGTGAACACCGTGGCCAGGGCCTATCGCGAGCTGGAGTCGGCGGGGGTGTTGGAGACCCGGGGGCGGTACGGCACGTTCGTGGCACGGGCCGATCCGGCCGATGCCGCGATGGCCGCGGCCGCGCATTCGTTCGCCGAGGCCGCCCGTGCGCTGGGGATCGGCAAGACCGACGCCCTGCGCTATCTGGACACTGCCTTCGACTGA
- a CDS encoding PPOX class F420-dependent oxidoreductase: MGRQVFDDKLLALIGGNSMGVLATIKQDGRPQLSNVSYYFDPRAVQIQVSITEPRAKTRNLRRDPRASIHVSSDDGWSYAVAEGDAILTPPAAAPDDDTVEGLIGLYRNIAGEHPDWDDYRRAMVDDRRVLLTLPITHVYGMPPGRR; encoded by the coding sequence ATGGGGCGCCAGGTTTTCGACGACAAGCTTTTGGCCTTGATCGGCGGCAACTCGATGGGAGTTCTCGCGACGATCAAACAGGACGGTCGTCCGCAGCTGTCGAATGTCTCCTACTATTTCGATCCGCGGGCAGTGCAGATCCAGGTGTCCATCACCGAGCCCCGGGCCAAGACCCGCAACCTGCGCCGTGATCCACGCGCCTCCATCCACGTCAGCTCCGACGACGGCTGGTCGTATGCGGTCGCCGAGGGCGATGCGATTCTCACCCCACCTGCCGCGGCGCCCGACGACGATACGGTCGAGGGGCTGATTGGCTTGTACCGCAACATCGCCGGAGAGCATCCGGACTGGGACGATTACCGGCGCGCCATGGTCGATGATCGCCGGGTGTTGTTGACCCTGCCGATCACGCACGTATACGGGATGCCGCCGGGCCGTCGGTAA
- a CDS encoding NAD-dependent deacylase: protein MQVTVLSGAGISAESGVPTFRDVETGLWAKVDPYEISSVEGWQQHPEKVWAWYLWRHYMMSHVQPNDGHRAVAAWQDFADVHVITQNVDNLHERAGSSNVYHLHGNLFEFRCDACGSRFEGELPAMPEPVETIDPPMCPCGGLIRPSVVWFGEPLPDDAWQRSVLAVSNADVVIVVGTSSVVYPAAGLAEAALAAGTVVIEVNPERTPLSDSATVSLRETAAGSLPNLLQRLPALLGSRDAG from the coding sequence GTGCAAGTGACTGTCCTGTCCGGCGCCGGGATCTCGGCAGAGAGCGGTGTACCCACGTTCCGCGACGTCGAGACGGGCCTGTGGGCAAAGGTAGATCCCTACGAGATCTCCAGTGTCGAAGGCTGGCAGCAGCATCCGGAGAAAGTCTGGGCCTGGTATCTGTGGCGCCACTACATGATGTCCCACGTGCAGCCCAACGACGGGCATCGGGCCGTGGCGGCCTGGCAGGACTTCGCCGACGTCCATGTCATCACCCAGAACGTCGACAACCTGCACGAGCGCGCCGGAAGCAGCAACGTCTACCACCTGCACGGAAATCTGTTCGAGTTCCGTTGCGATGCTTGCGGTTCGAGGTTCGAGGGTGAGCTGCCCGCGATGCCGGAGCCGGTCGAGACGATCGACCCCCCAATGTGCCCGTGCGGCGGCCTGATCCGGCCGAGCGTGGTCTGGTTCGGCGAGCCGCTGCCCGATGACGCTTGGCAACGATCGGTGCTGGCGGTCAGCAACGCCGATGTGGTGATCGTCGTGGGCACCAGCTCGGTGGTCTACCCGGCGGCGGGACTGGCCGAGGCCGCCCTCGCCGCCGGCACCGTGGTGATCGAGGTCAATCCGGAGCGCACGCCACTGTCCGACAGTGCGACGGTTTCCCTGCGTGAGACCGCGGCCGGCTCGCTGCCGAACCTGCTTCAGCGGTTGCCCGCGCTACTCGGTAGTCGCGACGCCGGTTAG
- a CDS encoding NAD(P)/FAD-dependent oxidoreductase, whose protein sequence is MTHTEHVDVLIIGAGISGIGAAYYLQREHPHRSYTILEARGATGGTWDLFRYPGIRSDSDLHTFGYEFKPWRDVHAIATADKILAYLRETVSENGIDGHIRFHHKVLGASWDSATATWTVDAERTGGDGADPELVQISANWLFCGGGYYRYDQGYTPRFEGQERFTGRIVHPQHWPEDLDYTGKKVVVIGSGATAVTLVPSMAPTAGHVTMLQRSPTYVLPVPAKDAFANTAIRVLGDRLGYAAARRKNIIKQRSVYTLCQKYPTAARWLIQKINAGKLPEGYPVDEHFAPSYNPWDQRLCAVPDGDLFKAISNGSASVVTDRIATFTENGILLESGRELDADIIVTATGLNIQLFGGMSLTVDGQPANLSDTVAYKGIMLSGVPNFAFAFGYTNSSWTLKVGLLCEHFCRLLKHMDDNGFDAVQPEFDGGQTRPLLDFGAGYVQRSIDEIPRQGVDGPWQMTMNYTVDAETLRNGPVEDAHLRFEKSLVTA, encoded by the coding sequence ATGACCCACACCGAACACGTCGACGTACTCATCATCGGCGCCGGCATCTCCGGCATCGGTGCCGCCTACTACCTGCAGCGCGAGCACCCGCACCGCAGCTACACGATCCTGGAGGCCCGTGGCGCCACCGGCGGCACGTGGGATCTGTTCCGTTACCCGGGCATTCGATCGGACTCGGACCTGCACACCTTCGGGTACGAATTCAAGCCGTGGCGCGACGTGCACGCCATCGCCACCGCGGACAAGATCCTGGCCTACCTGCGTGAGACCGTCTCCGAGAACGGCATCGACGGCCACATCCGGTTCCACCACAAGGTGCTCGGCGCATCCTGGGATTCCGCGACGGCCACCTGGACCGTGGACGCCGAGCGGACCGGCGGTGACGGCGCGGATCCCGAACTCGTGCAGATCTCGGCGAACTGGCTGTTCTGCGGTGGTGGCTACTACCGCTACGACCAGGGCTACACCCCGCGTTTTGAGGGGCAGGAGCGGTTCACCGGGCGCATCGTGCACCCCCAGCACTGGCCGGAGGACCTCGACTACACCGGTAAGAAGGTCGTCGTGATCGGTAGCGGTGCCACCGCGGTGACGCTGGTGCCGTCGATGGCACCGACCGCCGGGCACGTGACCATGCTGCAACGCTCACCCACCTATGTGCTTCCCGTCCCGGCCAAGGACGCCTTCGCCAATACGGCCATACGGGTGCTGGGCGATCGCCTGGGTTATGCAGCGGCCCGGCGCAAGAACATCATCAAGCAGCGCTCCGTCTACACGCTGTGCCAGAAGTACCCGACCGCCGCCCGCTGGCTGATCCAGAAGATCAACGCCGGCAAGTTGCCCGAGGGGTACCCCGTCGACGAGCACTTCGCGCCCAGCTACAACCCGTGGGACCAGCGGCTGTGCGCGGTGCCCGATGGAGACCTGTTCAAGGCCATCAGCAACGGGAGCGCCTCGGTGGTCACCGACCGCATCGCGACGTTCACCGAGAACGGGATCCTGCTGGAGTCCGGGCGCGAGCTCGATGCCGACATCATCGTCACCGCAACGGGTCTCAACATTCAGCTGTTCGGCGGGATGTCGTTGACCGTGGACGGTCAGCCGGCGAATCTTTCGGACACCGTCGCCTACAAGGGCATCATGCTCTCGGGCGTGCCGAACTTCGCGTTCGCCTTCGGCTACACCAACTCGTCATGGACGCTCAAAGTCGGGTTGCTCTGCGAGCACTTCTGCCGACTGTTGAAGCACATGGACGACAATGGTTTTGACGCCGTCCAGCCGGAGTTCGACGGCGGTCAGACCCGTCCGCTCCTGGACTTCGGTGCCGGATACGTGCAGCGTTCGATCGACGAGATCCCCCGCCAGGGCGTCGACGGACCATGGCAGATGACGATGAACTACACGGTGGACGCCGAGACCCTGCGTAACGGGCCCGTCGAGGACGCGCACCTCAGGTTCGAAAAATCTTTGGTGACAGCCTGA
- a CDS encoding CdaR family transcriptional regulator, whose protein sequence is MVWQPASQRVQDLIRQCAQTVLNPRPEWLDEFDAAVLAASPTIASDPELAAAVVRSNHANLFFWGTANVRDPGAPVPPNTGPEPLSIARELVRRGVSEFPLDAYRVGEGVAWRRLMEIAFELTSDPAELHEMLDVCSQSISAFVDATLAGIAAQIDLERDDLTRGTHAERRETVALLLEGAPIPRQRAEARLGHALTGTHTAAVIWSEDSAGDLSGLDRAAEAFGQDCGDPRPLSVLASTATRWVWATGSADIQHGFQTLSRAAGDLDGVRIAIGPAADGLDGFRRSHFDAITTQQMMARLHSTQQIARFADVELVALTTADPDRATEFVNRNLGDLETADPELQETVRVFVNEQCNASRAAARLYLHRNTLLRRLARADDLLPRPLAENSVAVAVALDVLRWRGSRAG, encoded by the coding sequence ATGGTGTGGCAGCCAGCTTCACAGCGGGTGCAGGATCTGATTCGGCAATGCGCGCAGACTGTCCTCAACCCCCGCCCGGAATGGCTCGACGAATTCGACGCCGCAGTGCTGGCCGCCAGTCCGACGATCGCGTCCGACCCCGAACTCGCCGCCGCGGTCGTGCGCAGCAACCACGCCAACCTGTTCTTCTGGGGTACGGCGAATGTGCGCGATCCGGGCGCCCCGGTACCGCCGAATACCGGACCGGAGCCGCTGAGCATTGCGAGAGAGCTGGTGCGCCGCGGCGTCAGCGAGTTCCCCCTCGATGCATACCGGGTTGGCGAGGGAGTGGCGTGGCGTCGCCTCATGGAGATCGCCTTCGAGCTCACGTCCGACCCTGCCGAACTGCACGAGATGTTGGACGTGTGCTCACAGTCCATCAGCGCGTTCGTCGACGCCACGCTGGCCGGGATCGCCGCCCAGATCGACCTGGAACGCGACGACCTGACCCGCGGCACCCACGCCGAGCGGCGCGAGACCGTCGCACTGTTGCTCGAGGGCGCCCCGATCCCCAGGCAGCGTGCCGAGGCGCGCCTGGGCCACGCGCTGACCGGAACCCACACCGCCGCGGTGATCTGGAGCGAGGACTCGGCGGGCGATCTGTCCGGGTTGGACCGGGCCGCCGAGGCCTTCGGCCAGGACTGCGGTGACCCGCGGCCGTTGAGCGTGTTGGCCAGCACCGCCACCCGCTGGGTGTGGGCGACCGGTAGCGCCGACATCCAGCACGGTTTCCAGACGCTGAGCCGTGCCGCCGGAGACCTCGACGGTGTCCGGATCGCCATCGGCCCGGCAGCCGACGGTCTGGATGGGTTCCGACGCAGTCACTTCGATGCGATCACCACACAGCAGATGATGGCGCGGTTGCACTCCACACAGCAGATCGCGCGGTTCGCCGATGTCGAACTGGTGGCACTGACCACCGCTGACCCCGATCGCGCCACCGAGTTCGTCAACCGCAACCTTGGCGACCTCGAGACCGCCGACCCTGAATTACAGGAAACGGTAAGAGTATTCGTCAACGAACAATGCAACGCCTCGCGCGCCGCGGCGCGGCTGTACCTGCATCGCAACACTCTGCTGCGCCGGCTGGCCCGCGCCGACGACCTCCTGCCCCGTCCGCTGGCCGAAAACAGCGTCGCGGTAGCCGTCGCCCTGGATGTGCTCCGCTGGCGCGGCAGCCGGGCCGGTTGA
- the otnI gene encoding 2-oxo-tetronate isomerase, whose protein sequence is MPRFAANLSMMYVEHTFLDRFAAAAADGFTAVEFLFPYDYPAEQLRGRLDANGLGQALFNAPPGDFEAGERGIASMPGREAEFRDGFARALGYAEVLNCPRVHVMAGLLPAGADREARLAVYRDNLTWAADQAAGRGVDVLIEPINQRDMPGYLLSRQNEAHQIVDGIGASNLKVQLDLYHCQITEGDVTVRLRSDIPTGRVGHLQIAGVPDRHEPDSGELAIDYLLAIIDETAYQGWVGCEYRPAAGTSAGLGWMRRARG, encoded by the coding sequence GTGCCACGCTTTGCGGCCAATCTGTCCATGATGTACGTCGAGCACACCTTTCTCGACCGCTTCGCCGCCGCGGCGGCGGACGGGTTCACCGCGGTGGAATTCCTCTTCCCGTACGACTACCCGGCCGAGCAACTGCGCGGGCGGCTCGATGCCAACGGTCTGGGTCAGGCGTTGTTCAACGCTCCTCCCGGTGATTTCGAGGCGGGGGAACGCGGTATCGCCTCAATGCCCGGCCGCGAGGCGGAGTTCCGGGACGGTTTCGCCCGCGCACTGGGATACGCCGAGGTGCTGAATTGTCCACGGGTCCACGTGATGGCCGGCCTCCTCCCGGCCGGCGCCGACCGCGAGGCGCGGCTGGCGGTGTACCGCGACAACCTCACCTGGGCCGCCGATCAGGCCGCGGGCCGTGGCGTCGACGTGCTGATCGAGCCGATCAACCAGCGCGACATGCCCGGCTACCTGCTGAGCCGGCAGAACGAGGCACACCAGATCGTGGACGGGATCGGGGCATCGAACCTCAAGGTGCAACTCGACCTCTACCACTGCCAGATCACCGAGGGCGACGTGACGGTCCGGCTGCGCTCGGACATTCCGACCGGTCGCGTCGGGCACCTGCAGATTGCGGGAGTCCCCGATCGGCACGAACCGGACAGCGGCGAGCTGGCGATCGATTACCTGCTCGCCATCATCGATGAGACCGCTTACCAGGGCTGGGTGGGCTGTGAGTATCGTCCCGCTGCCGGCACCAGTGCAGGGTTGGGATGGATGCGACGAGCGCGCGGGTGA
- a CDS encoding class I SAM-dependent methyltransferase, translating into MSVIDGNTLDGVSATSLWTLSNRGLEARRSDGVIRDPWAVALRDSIDYDYDKFGRPTQAHALRARAFDVETRDYLSTHPKAAVVALAEGLQTSFWRLDQAEVAGELTWYSVDLPPVIAIRDKLLPHDDRMVALAQSALDRSWMDRVDAEGGVCITAEGLLMYLEPADVRTLIADCAARFPGGRMVFDSIPHWVSRHTLKGLHLSNRYTAPPMPFALTADEGLAMAGTGPGAIAGVRSARDVPMQAGRGLFKLAAEPWLDRIGAIHRIRPSITALDF; encoded by the coding sequence ATGAGTGTGATTGACGGCAACACCCTCGACGGTGTCTCGGCGACCTCGTTGTGGACCCTGAGCAACCGCGGACTCGAGGCCAGACGTTCCGACGGCGTGATCCGCGACCCGTGGGCGGTGGCCCTGCGCGACTCGATCGACTACGACTACGACAAGTTCGGCAGGCCCACCCAGGCCCACGCCCTACGGGCCCGCGCGTTCGACGTCGAGACCCGCGACTATCTCTCGACGCATCCGAAGGCTGCGGTGGTGGCATTGGCCGAGGGCCTGCAGACCAGTTTCTGGCGCCTCGATCAAGCCGAAGTGGCCGGCGAATTGACCTGGTATTCGGTCGATCTGCCGCCCGTCATCGCGATCCGGGACAAACTACTGCCTCATGACGACCGCATGGTCGCGCTGGCCCAGTCAGCGCTCGACCGCAGTTGGATGGACCGGGTCGACGCTGAAGGCGGCGTGTGCATCACCGCTGAGGGCCTGCTGATGTACCTGGAGCCCGCTGACGTGCGCACCCTGATCGCCGATTGCGCGGCGCGGTTCCCCGGCGGGCGAATGGTGTTCGACTCGATTCCACACTGGGTCAGCCGGCACACCCTCAAAGGTCTGCACCTGTCCAACCGCTACACCGCGCCGCCGATGCCGTTCGCGCTGACCGCCGACGAGGGCCTGGCCATGGCGGGGACGGGACCGGGCGCCATCGCCGGGGTGAGGTCTGCCCGTGACGTGCCCATGCAGGCCGGCCGCGGCCTGTTCAAGCTGGCCGCCGAACCGTGGCTGGACCGGATCGGCGCAATCCACCGCATCAGGCCGTCCATCACGGCGCTGGACTTCTGA
- a CDS encoding class I SAM-dependent methyltransferase, with protein sequence MTDKTVDNPFFARVWKTLSSSEPKALRRLRSDNLAGLSGRVLEIGAGTGTNFAFYPSTVTEVVAIEPERHLAEVARSAAATAPVPVTVTSDTAEQFSSTEPFDAVVCSLVLCSIDEPDAVLRQLFSIVRPGGELRYLEHVAGSGWRAGMQRAADATIWPRLFGNCHTHRHTEQAIAGSGFQVEVAHRELAMPAWVPLPVTEFAIGRAVRPA encoded by the coding sequence GTGACTGACAAGACCGTGGACAATCCGTTCTTCGCCCGGGTGTGGAAGACGCTGTCGAGTTCGGAGCCGAAGGCGCTGCGCCGGCTGCGCAGTGACAACCTCGCCGGACTCAGCGGGCGGGTCCTGGAGATCGGCGCGGGCACCGGGACGAACTTCGCCTTCTATCCGTCGACGGTCACCGAAGTCGTCGCCATCGAGCCAGAACGTCACCTTGCCGAAGTAGCCCGCAGCGCGGCAGCGACGGCTCCGGTGCCCGTGACCGTCACCAGCGACACCGCCGAGCAGTTCAGCAGCACAGAGCCATTCGATGCAGTGGTCTGCTCATTGGTGTTGTGCTCGATCGACGAGCCGGATGCGGTTCTACGCCAGCTGTTTTCCATTGTCCGGCCGGGCGGGGAGCTGCGGTACCTGGAGCATGTCGCCGGTAGTGGCTGGCGGGCCGGGATGCAGCGCGCGGCAGATGCCACCATCTGGCCGCGGTTGTTCGGCAACTGCCACACCCATCGGCACACCGAGCAGGCCATCGCGGGCAGCGGGTTCCAGGTTGAGGTTGCGCACCGCGAGTTGGCGATGCCGGCCTGGGTGCCGCTGCCGGTGACGGAGTTCGCGATCGGGCGCGCGGTCAGACCTGCCTAA
- a CDS encoding DUF1697 domain-containing protein, whose translation MTRYIAFLRGINVGGVNLKMADVAKAMEAAGFTEVRTILASGNVLLDSTSNAAKVRTAAERALRDAFGYEAWVLVYDVPTLQKISGGYPFEREVPDHHSYVTFVSDPELLDELAALTPGDDEKVQRGDGVLYWQVPRAATLDSAIGKTMGKKRYKSCTTTRNLRTLDKVLR comes from the coding sequence GTGACCCGCTACATCGCGTTTCTGCGTGGCATCAACGTCGGAGGCGTCAATCTCAAGATGGCCGACGTGGCGAAAGCCATGGAGGCGGCCGGGTTCACCGAAGTTCGGACCATTCTGGCAAGCGGAAATGTCCTGCTGGACAGCACTTCCAATGCCGCGAAGGTCCGCACCGCGGCTGAGCGCGCACTGCGCGACGCATTCGGCTATGAGGCATGGGTTTTGGTCTACGACGTGCCCACCCTGCAGAAGATCTCCGGCGGTTATCCGTTCGAGCGGGAGGTCCCCGACCACCACTCCTACGTCACGTTCGTGAGTGACCCTGAATTGCTCGACGAGCTCGCCGCCCTGACCCCGGGAGACGACGAGAAGGTGCAGCGCGGGGACGGGGTGCTCTATTGGCAGGTGCCCCGGGCCGCGACACTCGACAGTGCGATCGGCAAGACCATGGGCAAGAAGCGCTACAAATCCTGTACGACCACCAGAAACCTGCGCACCCTGGACAAGGTGCTGCGTTGA
- a CDS encoding class I SAM-dependent methyltransferase, whose amino-acid sequence MTGTSGKVSGSALTGVSETALMTLQVRAHEARRPDALIDDPMAVQLVDSIDFDFAKFGYTRRQDMALRALLFDRITGDYLREHPKATVVALAEGLQTSFYRLDATGLGHEFRWLSVDLEPMIELRNKLLPKPDRVTQSSQSALDFSWMDHVDTSNGVFITAEGLLMYLQPEESMSLIRACAQRFPGGQMLFDLPPAFFAFLTRRGMPTSMRYRVPPMPFSLSPAELADLVNTVPGVRTVRDLPMPPGRGRIFNALLQTQHLPIFDPVRPLVGLLEFG is encoded by the coding sequence ATGACGGGAACCTCAGGCAAGGTGAGCGGCAGCGCGCTCACCGGTGTGTCCGAGACAGCACTGATGACCCTGCAGGTGCGCGCGCACGAGGCGCGCCGCCCGGACGCCCTGATCGACGATCCGATGGCAGTGCAACTGGTCGACTCGATCGATTTCGATTTCGCCAAGTTCGGCTACACCCGCCGCCAGGACATGGCCCTGCGGGCGCTGCTTTTCGACAGGATCACCGGCGACTACCTTCGTGAGCATCCGAAGGCCACGGTGGTGGCACTGGCCGAGGGGTTGCAGACCAGCTTCTACCGCCTGGACGCCACGGGTCTGGGCCATGAGTTCCGTTGGCTGTCAGTTGATTTGGAACCGATGATCGAGCTCCGCAATAAACTGCTGCCGAAGCCGGACCGCGTAACGCAGTCCTCCCAGTCGGCACTGGACTTCAGCTGGATGGACCACGTCGACACCAGCAACGGCGTGTTCATCACCGCCGAAGGCCTCCTGATGTACCTGCAGCCCGAGGAGTCCATGTCGCTGATCCGTGCCTGCGCGCAACGCTTTCCGGGCGGACAGATGTTGTTCGACCTGCCGCCGGCGTTCTTCGCCTTCCTCACCCGGAGGGGGATGCCGACGTCGATGCGTTATCGGGTGCCCCCGATGCCGTTCAGCCTGTCGCCGGCCGAGCTCGCCGACCTGGTCAACACCGTCCCCGGAGTGCGGACGGTGCGCGACCTGCCGATGCCGCCCGGTCGCGGCAGGATCTTCAACGCCCTACTGCAGACACAGCACCTGCCGATCTTCGACCCCGTCCGCCCGCTGGTGGGCCTGTTGGAGTTCGGTTAG